In Geovibrio ferrireducens, the genomic window TCTTGGGCATTTCCGCCACGAAATAGGGCATTACTACTGGATGCGCCTTATTCAGAACACGCACTGGGAGGCTGAGTTCACCTCTCTTTTCGGCGATCCTTACTGGGATTACGACATCTCCCTGAAAAATTACTATGAAAACGGCCCCAGAGCCGACTGGCAGGAGTACCACATAAGCGCATACGCCAGCATGCACCCCCTTGAGGACTGGGCGGAGACATGGGCGCATTATCTCCACATGAACGATGCCCTTGAAACCGCAGTGTCATTCAACGTGCTTAAGCTTGAGTTCCGCAGGGACAACTTCCGCCAGATTTTCGCCAAATGGATGGAACTGGCAGTGGCAATGAACGCCCTGAACAGAAGCGTGGGCAAGTTTGATGCCTACCCTTTTGTTATCAAACACATGGTCTACAGAAAGCTGGAATTTATCCGCAGAGTGGTTACGGAAGCGAGGGAAAGTGCAGCTCCGGCGGTGTTTTCCGCCTGCGGAAGCAGCGGAGCACCGATTAATTAATCCACAATGTATGCCTTATTTTTAATCAGTTTCATTAAGCTTAATTAATAATTATTCTTAAGTATTGTCAGGTAATGAAATTTTCACGCTATTCGATTTATTTATAAAGGCATATTTCTTGCTTATCCCCATGGAGTTAAATCTGTTCCAAAACGGGGAAAATCAGTATGTCAGTCCAAAATACAGTTACCTATAAAGATGTTCTCATTCCGAAGGAGCTTATGGGGCTCATAAGCTACATGGCAGGGGTCGAGGAGTACAGGGAAGAACTGCGCACTCTCGGCGGTCAGTGGGATCTCTTAAGCATTCTGGGCAAGATAAGCGGCACAGGAACGGACATGACCGGAACCCGCGAGGGCTTCCGCCACCTCACCTGCGAACTCCTCAGCCAGCTTGGGCTTGAGCTTCTGGATAAAACAGTGCGGGAGATAGGCGCAAAGGCGCAGGTTGCAGTGGACATTCTCATAAGAAACCTGTTTGAGCGCACGGCGGATATAGGTTTTCTCGCCACTGACGATGATGTCAGGGAGTACATACTAAAAGCCGAAGAACTGAGAAAGATGCCCGCCGGGGATGAGGAGCAGATAAACCGCACAAGAATCAGGGAGGATATGACTGCCCGCATTCAGGAGCGGTTCGCTGAATATGTTTCCAAATACTCGGTTTATTTCAATATAGTCCTTCTGGACACTGAGGGGAATCTCATTGTTCAGCTTGATAAAAACAACAAAGTAACAAAATCCGCTGATCCGCTGATAAAAGAAGCGCTCACCACTAAGGATGAATTTGTGGAGGTTTTCAGATACTCCGATATTCTGCCCGCACATGAAAAATCGCTTATATATGCATACAGGGTGACAGACGGGGCAAACCTCCGTTATCTGGGTGTTTTATGCCTCTGTTTCAAGTTTCAGGACGAAATGAAGGAGATTTTCCGCAAGCTGAAAACCGGGGACGAGTGGTCGGTAATATCCATACTGGACAGCGAAGGGAAGGTAATAGCCAGTTCTGATCCTTATCAGCTTCCCATAGGCGCTCCGGTTGAAATGGTGAGCGGGGAATCCTACGGCATAGTCAAATTCGCAGGCAGAAAATACATAGCCAAAACATGCCCCACAAAGGGGTATCAGGGTTTCTTCGGCCTTGGCTGGTACGGGCATGTAATGATGCCCATTGAGCATGCGTTTTCATCCTCAAACGGCAGACGCGAAAGCATAGACCGCAGAATAATGGAAGCGGTAATGAGCGATCCCCGCCTCTTCTCCGAGGAGCTCCGCAGCATCCCCATTCAGGCGGACAAGATTCAGGGAGAGCTTGAACGCACGGTATGGAACGGCAATGTAAAAGGGAATGACCCTCGTTCCAAGATACTCCTCTGGAGCGTGTCAGACGCAGGAGCACGCACAAAAAGCGTATTTGAAAAGTCCATAGGCAACCTTCACGAAACAGTAGTGGACTCAATTCTGGGCAATGTGTGGTTCTGGGCGGCTCTGGCGGCGGACATAATGGACAGGAACCTTTATGAGCGCGCCAATGACTGCCGCTGGTGGGCGCTGACCTCAGCATTCCGCCGCATCCTCTCTGCCACGCCCTCCCCTAATTCAGAGGATCGTGCAAAGATAGCCTCCATACTTTCATACATCAACGGCCTTTACACTGTTTACTCAAACCTCTTCGTATATGACGGAACAGGAAAAATAACCGCTGTCTCAAATCAGGCGGATGAATACCTCGTGGGCACAGTGCTCACAAAGGAATGGGCAAGGCAGACTCTGGCACTGAAAGACAGCCAGAAGTACACAGTCTCCCCGTTTTCAGTAACCGAGCTCTATTCTAACAGACATACCTACATCTACGGAGCGGCGATACTCGCACCGGAAAACGGCAGGAAGACAGTTGGCGGAATAGGCATAGTCTTTGACAGCGAGCCTCAGTTCAGGGGAATGCTGAACGATTCCCTGCCTAGAGATGAAAAGGGGCGTATACCGGATGGCTGTTTCGGCGTATTCGCTGACAGGCAGAGGATGGTTATAAGCTCCACAGACCCGGAACTCAAACCCGGCGACATAATATACACCGATAAGGAGCTTTTCAGCCTTCCCGCCGGTGAGGGGACATCAAAAATTGTTGAGTACAACGGTTATTACTACGCAGTCGGTGCGCACACCTCATCAGGCTACAGGGAGTACAAAACGGAAGACGGCTACGTGAATGACGTTATAGGCCTTGTGTTCATGCCCCTTGCCAAAATATCTGACACAGCAGGTGTTAAGGTGCGCAGGCGCGATATGAACATACAGGTTTCCAGCGACAAAACAGGCATGGACTGCCTTGAGGCGGCAACCTTTTTCATAGGCACAAAATGGCTGGGGATCGATGTTAAGCATGTGGTGGAAGCAATTGACCCGGACGGACTGACCCATGTTCCCGGCAACAGGCGCTTTGTCAAGGGGCGCATAATCTATCAGGATGTTCCGCTCCTTGTAGTGGACATACGATCACTTCTTGAAATGCCTGAAAAGGAAATGGATTCTGAAACTCAGATAGTAATACTCACCACAGGAAAGGATAGGTTCGGCCTTGTGGTTGACGCTCTGGGAGAGATACCCGAAGTCCCCAACTCAAGGGTGGACAGGAGCGAGCACATACTTGAAAATTCAAAATATACCGACTGTATAGTGAAGCCTGACCCGAAATCAGGCCAGAAGGAGATGCTGCTTGTGCTTAAACCGGACGGCATAATAGCCGCACTGCGTGATATGCTCTAGCCGCTTTTTTCGCTGTCAGGGTTCATGCGCGAGGGGATGTAGACAATAAAGTCCGTCCCCTTCCCTTTCACGGAGTTCACCTCTATACGCCCGTGGTGCTTATCTATGGCTTCTCTTGCTATTATGAGCCCAAGACCTGTGCCCTTGTTCTTCGTGGTGAAAAACGGGGTGAACAGCCTCTCCAGCACCTGCTCCTCCATTCCGGGGCCGGAGTCGGAGATAACTATGCGGAGCATGGAACAGGCCTTATCCATCTCCTTGTCCATATACTTTATGGTGGGGTCGATGGAGATCTCCACCTCAATATCCCCTTCCGCCTGCGCCTCGCAGGCGTTTTTGAGTATATTGGACAATGCCATGAACAGCTTTTCCCTGTCTGCCTTAATTGTTCTCAGGTTGCGCAGAACACGGAAGCGGAGTTCTATGCGGGAGTAAACAATTTTTATTCCGTCCCTCAGTTCGCTTATGAAGCTTTCAACATCTATTTCATCAAACTTCACAGTCATTTCACTGAGCATGTGTATGTTGCCGAGGATAGATTTTATCCTGCCGCTCTCTTTCTGTATGATCCCTGCGCATTTCTCGATGTACTCATTCTTAGCCTTGGCGGCTATGATCTGCGCTGTGCCGTCTATGACTGTCAGGGGGTTTTTTATCTCATGCTGAAGTGAGGATATATCCATAATATCCCCAAGGGGCTGGTTGAACTCGTCAAGTGCTATCACAAAAAATTCGTAATCCTTGCGGGAGGAGATCACCTTTATCCCGTAAGTCCCTCTTGGAGTTTTGAAAACAAGGTTATCCCCGTTTATTTTGCCCAGAAGGAACTCACCGAACCTTCGTATGCCGAAGGCGGACATCTCATCCATGAGCAGTTCCGCCTGAAAATTCGCTGACTTCACCTTCCCCTCCCTTGAAACAGAAAAGAAAGCGAAAGGCACATCCTCGAATTTTTTGTGGGGAGTCATCACTCTGTCACATCGTATGGCTCGAAGCTGAAATCCGTGGCGTAGCTGTCCGTGATTTTATGGGTTCCTGTATCGACTTTGTAATACATAACGTTATCTGCAACAGGGAAAACGGCATAAGGAAACTGACGCAGTGATCTGTTCATGTAGTCCACCCACGCAGGCAAAGCTGCGCTGGCTCCTGCCATTGAGTGGCCTATGGCTTTGAAATCGTCAAACCCGATCCATACACCGCTCACAACATTGGGAAGATAGCCCACAAACCACGCATCCTTAAAATCGTTGGTAGTGCCTGTTTTGCCGCCTGTGGGTCTGTGGAGGATGCGTGCTCTTTTGCCTGTACCCTGCTCCACGACATTTTCCATAATCTCTGTCATTATCTGCGCTGTTTCGGGCTTGATAACGTCTGTTTTGCCTGAGGGTTTATATTCCCTGATCAGCTTTCCCCTGCCGTCCTCTATTTTTGTCACATAGTAAGGCTGAACCCTGTATCCAAGGTTGGGAAAAACGCTGAATGCGTAAACCATTTCAATGAGCGGAGCGGAACCGGAGCCTATGCTGATGGAAAGATCCCTCGCGAGGTGTTCCGTCATTCCGAATTTTTTAGCGTATGAAAGTATTGTGCCTATGCCTATTTTCTCGGCTATTTTGATTGTCACAACGTTTCTGGACTGTGTGAGCGCTTCCTTAAGTGTGGTCAGTCCGTAAAATCTGCCGGAGTAGTTTTCGGGCTTCCAGTACTCACCCTCTTCCTCCATGGGCTTTACCACAGGGGCATCATAGGTTTCCGTCATTACGTTATAGCCGTTCTCAAGTGCGGCGGAATAGACTATGGGCTTGAAGAGACTGCCCACCTGACGTTTCGCCTGAACAGCCCTGTTGAACATGGATTTTGAATATTCAAACCCGCCTGTGACAGCGAGGATCGCCCCTGTGTCCGGTTCGATCGAGATCAGCGCACTCTCCAGATCAGGGTCGGTCTCTATTTCGTAATAGCCGTTCTCCCTGTTCAGCACTGAAACAAAGATAACGGAGTTTTTCTTTATGATAGTGGCGAAATCCGTAAGGCGCGAATAACTTCCGCCTCTGGGTCTTGCCCACTTATTGTCATTGAGGCGGAGAATGCCTTTTGAACGGTCAGCCAGAAGTATTTCCGCCTGATTTTTCTCGACCTTGGTCACAAGCGCACGCTGAAAGCCCATGGAAAGGATATACGGCCTCTCCTCTTTAAGGATTTCATCAAGCCTTGCCTTGCGTTCCTCTGTGCTTTCACCGCTCTTTTCTTCAAACAGGGCTATGTCGCCGGAGTAGCCAAGCTCCTTATTAAGACGGAGAATATTGCTTTTGATGGCTGTTTCGGCATTTTTCTGCAAATCAAGATCCAGAGTTGTGTAAACCCTGTAGCCGCCGTTTTCCGGCTCCTCGTCATCAAGCTCGTCCTTGATGAATTTCACAACCATGTCAGTAAAATAACCGGCGTATGAGTTTTTCGGCTTTATCCTGTCTATGATCCTGACCTTTTCGTCTGCGGCTTTTCTGTAAACATCCTCTGTCACGTAGCCCGTTTCAAAAAGCCTGTAGAGAACATGGTTTCTGCGGCTCACTGCCTTTTCCATGCTGATATGCGGAGCGTAAATTCCCGGTGCTTTGGGGATTCCGGCTATCATAGCCGCCTCGGCCAGAGTGAGCTCGGAAGCTTTTTTGCCGAAGTAGTTCGCGGCTGCGGCCTCAACGCCGTATGCACCCCTGCCGAAATACACCTGATTGAGATACATTTCCAGTATCTCCTCCTTTTCAAGAAAGTTATCAAGGCGGTAGGCGAGGATTGCCTCTTTTATTTTACGCTTAAGCTTTTTCTCAGGAGTGAGATAGATTATCTTCACAAGCTGCTGGGTGAGCGTACTGCCCCCTTCAACAACCCTTCCTGCCTTCACGTTGGATACAAAGGCACGCATAATGCCCATCATATCCACGCCGCCGTGTTCAAAGAATCTGGCATCCTCAACTGCAACAACCGCCTGCCACATGTAGTCCGGCATTTCCTTTATGGATATGGGATAACGTCTTTCCGTACCCAGTTCTGCGATGGGGTCGCCGTTGCGGTCATATATTATTGTGGGTCTGTCGTACTGAAAATCCTTAAGCTGTTCAACGGACGGAAGCTGACGGCTGAGTATGTATATATAACCCAGAACGCTGCCGAAGGTGAAAAGCATAATAAAAAGCGCCGCGCCTATGATAAGGTACAAAGGCTTGGTGTTTCTTATAAACTGTCTTATTGTCTCTATCATTTTTTCACACTGTACTCAAAGAGCATGTCACGGAGCTTAGCCGCTTTTTCAAACTCCAATGCCTCTGCGTATTCCTGCATTTTTTTCTTAAGTTCGGCTATGTCTTTCTCTTTATTGCCCGTCAATCTTATACCATCCTCATCAGGCAGATCAACAGTTACATAGTCTTTTTCGTAGATGCTTTCCATTATATCGGAGATTTCGTTCCGTATGGTTTCGGGGGTTATGCCGTGCTCCTCGTTATAGGCAAGCTGCTTCTGCCTTCTGCGTTCGGTCTCCTCCATGGCGGACTGCATGCTGGGGGTTATCCTGTCCGCATAGAAGATAGCTCTGCCGTTCACGTTTCTTGCGGCACGGCCTATGGTCTGTATCAGGGAGCGCTCGGAACGCAGGAAGCCTTCCCTGTCCGCATCGAGTACAGCCACAAGGCTTACCTCCGGTATGTCAAGCCCTTCTCTAAGAAGGTTTATACCCACCAGAACATCAAACTTGCCCAGACGCAGGTTGCGGATAATCTTGATCCTCTCCAGCGTGTCTATCTCGGAGTGCAGGTATTCCACACGTACACCCACTTCCTGATAATATTTCGTGAGCTCTTCGGCCATGCGCTTCGTCAGGGTGGTGACAAGCACACGCTCGCCGTTTGCAGTTATCTTCTGAATCTCCGCCAGAAGGTCGTCCACCTGTGTTTTGGCGGAGCGAAGCTCAATCACAGGGTCTATGAGCCCCGTGGGGCGGATTATCTGCTCCGCAACTATCCCTTTTGAATCATTAAGCTCATAGTCCGCCGGAGTGGCGCTCACGTACATGACACGGTTTACCGCGCTGCGGAACTCCTCAAACTTAAGCGGACGGTTATCCAGAGCAGCAGGAAGGCGGAAACCGAACTCCACCAGGGTGGTCTTGCGAGATCTGTCGCCGTTGTACATGCCGCGGACCTGCGGAACGGTTATGTGCGATTCGTCTATGATGACAAGAGCATCCTTCGGCAGATAGCTCAGCAGAGTTGGCGGAGCCTCGCCGGTTGTGCGACCTTCAAAAAAGCGTGAGTAGTTTTCTATGCCGTTGCAGTAGCCCGTCTCCATTATCATTTCTATGTCATACATAGTGCGCTGGGTGAGCCTCTGCGCTTCAAGGAGACGGTTGTTCTCTTCAAGAAAGCGGCAGCGCTCCAGAAGTTCGTTTCTTATGTTCTTTACCGCATCTTCCCTTGTTATTTTATGGGTCACATAGTGCGTGGCGGGATAAACGGCAAGCTTCGGGCGCTCCCTTATGGTTTTGCCGGTAACAGGGTCAAACTCCGAAAGCCTGTCCACCTCATCCCCGAAAAACTCTATGCGGTAAGCCACCGAGTCCTCATGGGCGGGGAAAACCTCTAGGGTGTCCCCCTTAAGGCGGTATGTTCCCCTGTGGAAGTCATAGTCATTGCGCTCGTACTGGATCTCCACAAGCTTCTCCAGCACCTCCTCCATGTCGGCGGGTTCGCCTGTTTCAAGAACAACAAGCATCCCGCTGTAGGCCTCCGGCGAACCGAGACCGTATATGCAGGAAACACTGGCGACGATTATTACATCGCGCCTCTCAAGCAGGCTTCTTGTGGCGGAGTGGCGGAGCTTGTCTATCTCCTCATTGATGGAGGAATCCTTCTCGATGTAGGTATCGCTGGAGGGGACATAGGCTTCCGGCTGGTAATAGTCGTAATAACTGACAAAATACTCAACGGCGTTTTCAGGGAAAAATTTCTTAAACTCGCCGTAAAGCTGCGCCGCCAGAGTCTTATTGTGCGCTATTATCAGCGCTGGAACATTAAGACGCTGGATAACATTGGCCATTGTGTACGTCTTGCCGGAACCGGTAACACCCAGAAGAACCTGAGCATCCGCACCGTCGCGGAAATTCTCCGTAAGCTGGTCTATGGCGGCGGGCTGATCCCCCGCCGGAAGATAATCGGAATTAAGTTTAAAACTCATGAAAGTTATTCTATATTTTTTTAGCGTCTGTACAATGGATAATTAGTATCTCCGGAGATAAAAGCTTGATTTTTTCATCATACGGTAATATTCATTTTGTTTCGGAAGAATAAAAAGCAGGGCGCTGAAAGGTGTCCTGAAACTTTTATGAAGGTGACAGAAATGCCTATTTACGAGTACAGATGCAGGTCATGCGGAAAAGTTACAGAAATGATGGAAAGCATCACAAGCGTTGAGAAAGTAAAGGAATGTCCCGCCTGTAAGGGTGAGGCGGAAAGGATCATGTCCGTGAGCGGCTTTCAGCTTAAGGGCGGCGGATGGCATGATCAGGGGTATTCAAAAAGCCCGTCATGCGCATCAGCAGATTCGGCTTCGCCTAAGTGCGCCTCCTGCCCTGCCGCAGCGGGTAAATAGAACAACCGGAGCAGCGCCCGCGTAATCAGGTGGGCGCACTGTTATTATATCAGCCTGCGGTTCCGCCGCCGGCTTTGTGAACAGAGTTGATATAATCCCCAAGGATGCTGTCAGTCTTGCTTATGTGGTGCGCAAGCCAGTCCTGCATTTTTCTCTGAAGAGTCAGAGGAAGGGAGACAGAGTAGCCTTTTGAGAAGTAGATGTCTTTTATCTCCTCAAAATCAGCCTTGAATTTTTTGTGCTGAATGATGTGGAACTCCATGTCGTGATAGTTGTTTTCACGCATGAATTCCTCTTCCCTCGGAAGATATTTGAGTATATGAAGCTCAACAAAACGCATGGTTTTACGGATTTCTTCCTTACCCTCGCCGTTTTTCATAGCTTCGAGCAGACGGTTCATGGCGGCGACAAAAAAGCTGTGCTGCTGATCCATGAACTCTATTCCCGTGATAAAACCGTTCCCCTTTTTAATCATGGATATTCCCTGTCTAGTATTGAATTTGATAATAATCAGTTTTACAACAAGACGAAAACGAACACAATCTTTATTCGGAGAAAATTTTTAATATTTTTCAGACCCGTTATGCAACAGGCGGTTGCGAGATAAAGACAGGTTTTTCCTCCGGCTTGCCGTAAAAATATCCCTGACCGTAATCCACGCCGAGAAGCGTTATCTCACGGGCTATGGTCTCGTTGAAAATAAACTCCGCCACAGTCTTCATACCTGAATGTCTGGCGAGGGAAACTATGGAGGCTATGATCTCTCTGGAAGATTCATCCTCCTCCACCCTTTTAACGATAGATGCGTCTATCTTGAGGTAGTCCGCCCGGATGTTCATGAGGTAGTCAAAGTTTGAAAAACCCGCTCCGAAGTCATCTATGGAGATCTTCGCCCCGCCTGATTTGAATTTTTCAAATATTCTGTTTGTTTCATCTATACTTACAAGCTCCTGAGACTCAACAATCTCAATAACAAGCCTGCCCAGCACGCCGTTGTTTTTTGCCACGGTGAAGAGATAGTCCATAGTATCACGGTCGAAAATATCCTCAACGGACAGATTTATGGAAAACTGGTACGGCAGGTTCTTGAACACCGCAACGGACTTTTCTATCACGCGGGCTGTAAGCCTTGGGTACATATTGGTTTTCTTGGATATGTCAAGAAACTTAGCAGGGCTTATCACATCCCCGTTCTCGTCAATTATCCTCATAAGGCATTCATACTTTTCGCTGTCCCCGCTCTTAAGGTCTATTATCGGCTGATAATAGGCTGTTACGCGGTCATTTTTCAGCGCATCGGAAACCTTGCGGATTATCTCAAGGTTTTCCTCAAAATCGGCAATGATCCTGTTATCTGCCTGAGAATAAACAAGAATATCCTGTTTGAGCTTTTTGGCTCCGTTCAGTGCCATGTCAGCATAAGCCAGAAGATTATCCTTATCCGCGGCTATCCCCGCAGTGAAGTAAATCATCTTATCCTCACCGTGGCGTTCCTGAAGAATGGAACCCACCCTGCGCATGGCGGAGGCTATCTTCTCCTTAAACACGAGTATATCCGCATTGTCGGCCAGTATTCCGAACTTGTCCGAGTGAAGTCTGTAAACCGAGTAGCCGGAAAGCGCCGGGCAAGCCACAAACTCTCTGGCGGTTTCTATCAGAATACGGTCGGCAAAATGATTGCCGAAAAACTCGTTTATCTGCTTGAAACCCCTTATATCCAGAATGGCAAGCACAGGGTATTCGATCGGTTCGGCATCGTTTATAAGCTTGACCCTGCTTCCCAGCCCCGTAAGGCTGTCGCTGTTGAAAAGCTCCTCAATCCTGTTGCGGTTTTCCACAAGCTCGGTAATGTCATTGGCGCAGGCGATATATTCGATAACCTCGCCTGATTCGTTAAGGATGGGCGCTATTGTCGCACTTATGTAAAAGCTTTCCCCGTCTTTTCTCCTGTTTCTCAGAACACCTTTCCACACTCTGCCCTTGGTTATTGTTCCCCAGAGATCCTTGAAGTTTTCTATGGGTGTTGTGGGGTGCTTGATTATGTTATGCCTGTTGCCGATCAGCTCATCCCTGCTGTAGCCGCTTATTTCGCAGAATTTATCATTAACATATGTCATAACGCCGAACTCATCGGTTATTGTTACCACCGAGCTCTTATCAAGGATCGATTTGTACTGCTCAAGGAGGTTTCTGTGCCCCTCCTGCTTTCTTTCAAGCCTGCGGATCATCCTGTAAATCAATATGCCTGAGATTATCACCGCAATGAAGAGATATGAAATCACCCTTTTAACCTCTTCCAGATCAGCCTTAACAAGCTTTTCTATAAGCTGGCGCTCCTCTTCGAGCTGTTTTTCAAGGTCGCTGAAATAAAAGCCTGTGCCGATAACCCAGCCCCACGGCTTGTACTCTGTGACATAGGTCATCTTCCGTTCAGGGATCACTGTGTCCGGCCTGGGCCAGAAGTATTCCACAAATCCACCGCCGCTCTTCACTATTTTATCTATTTCCTGAAAAATGTACTGCCCGTCCCTTGAGCGCATATTTTTCAGATTTTTCCCTTCAAGCTCAGGAGTGACAGGATGCACAACCGCCTGAAAATCCATGGTATTTACCCAGAAATAACCAACGCCGTCTCTGCCGTAGCGTTCACGGCGGATGGAGTTCTTAACCCTCTCCTTAGCCTCCTCCTCCGCACTCTCCACAGTAAAAGAGCTTCCTATAAACAGAGGGGAATCCTTCAGCTTCTGCACATAGCCAATCTTTCTGCCGCCGCTGCTGGATAAGTTATCCTGAATCATGTATGAGCCGAATCCGCCACCGCTGTCCCTTAATTCAGAGAGAATAGCCTTCATCTCCGATCCGCCTTTGAGAATCTCCATTATGTTCCTGCCGATGAAGCTTTTATCCTCTTCGTGGTAAATTACTTTTCCGTCTTCTGCCACTATGAAGAAACGGTCTGAATCATCCGCGCCTTTGAAAGCGGAGATCATCCTGCCGAAGTCCGCACTTCTGTATGAACCGCCGCGGGAGAGGCTCAGACTGACATATTCCGCCGCTGAGGAAACCTTAAGCGCGACAGAGGACTTTTTCCTCTCCATGTTGTTTTCCCTTATGGCATCCATTCGCTTTATCATCCGCTCAACTTCGTTCTTCACTTCTTCCTGACTGTTTTCCACAAACCTTTTTTCCAGCAGAGCGGCGCGTTCCATGTAATCGTTCTTGGAGTTGGCATTCACAAAATACATGACAACCGCAGAAAAAATCATCGCGGTGGAGAGGGAGGCAAATAAACTGAGCAGCGAAGCGCTGTATTTAAAAGCGGACATTTATGCACCTTCAAATAATAGTTCAAAAAAAATAATTCCTATATTGTAACTATTATTTTAACAAATAACAATCTTTCCTCTTGTATTTTTGTTCGCCGGATAATAATTTATTGACCTGCGGAGAAAACTGGAATGGCAAATTTAGCTACAAACAAAAAAGCATTTTTTGACTACGAGATAATTGAGAAGTTTGAGGCGGGTCTCGTTCTTCAGGGAACTGAGGTCAAATCCGCAAAGGGCGGAAATGTAAACCTCAAGGACTCTTTTGTAAAAATCATCGGTGAAGAAATGCACCTGATCAACTGCCATATCTCCGAGTATAAACAGGGGAACATCGCTAACCATGAGCCTACACGCTCACGCAAGCTGCTGCTTCATAAGAAAGAAATTACACGTCTCATCGGCAAGATGAACGAAAAGGGGCTCTCTGTGGTTCCCTTAAGCATCTATCTCAACTCCCGCAACCTTATCAAGGCAGAAATAGCGCTCGTTAAAGGCAAAAAAAGCCACGATAAGCGGCAGGTTATCAAAGAACGCGACCTGCAAAGGGAAATTAGCAGAGAATTTAAGATCAGATAACCCCACCTTCTCAGTCCATAATACCTTTTATTCAAGATACTTAGGTATCGTCATAATTTAATACATAATTTATCTCATTTTTCCCATTGACGAACTTTCCATACGGATTATGTTTGTATGTACAAGCAAGGAGAACGCAATGGAAGGTCATACGCCTACAAAATGTCTTTATGCAGCGAGTATGGGATTTGCAAGGCAAATATCAAAGCTCGCCGAGGAGTGTTTCTCAAAGACAGGAATGCACCCTTCGCAGGCTTTTCTCCTTATGCTGACTGCAGACGAACCGGGCATAAGCCCCACCAGGGCTGCTGAACTGCTGGCACTCGCCCCATCCACCATAACCCGTTTCGCGGATGGTCTGGAGAGAAAAGGCTATATAACAAGAGACAGATGC contains:
- a CDS encoding two-component system sensor histidine kinase NtrB yields the protein MKSANFQAELLMDEMSAFGIRRFGEFLLGKINGDNLVFKTPRGTYGIKVISSRKDYEFFVIALDEFNQPLGDIMDISSLQHEIKNPLTVIDGTAQIIAAKAKNEYIEKCAGIIQKESGRIKSILGNIHMLSEMTVKFDEIDVESFISELRDGIKIVYSRIELRFRVLRNLRTIKADREKLFMALSNILKNACEAQAEGDIEVEISIDPTIKYMDKEMDKACSMLRIVISDSGPGMEEQVLERLFTPFFTTKNKGTGLGLIIAREAIDKHHGRIEVNSVKGKGTDFIVYIPSRMNPDSEKSG
- a CDS encoding penicillin-binding protein 1A, with translation MIETIRQFIRNTKPLYLIIGAALFIMLFTFGSVLGYIYILSRQLPSVEQLKDFQYDRPTIIYDRNGDPIAELGTERRYPISIKEMPDYMWQAVVAVEDARFFEHGGVDMMGIMRAFVSNVKAGRVVEGGSTLTQQLVKIIYLTPEKKLKRKIKEAILAYRLDNFLEKEEILEMYLNQVYFGRGAYGVEAAAANYFGKKASELTLAEAAMIAGIPKAPGIYAPHISMEKAVSRRNHVLYRLFETGYVTEDVYRKAADEKVRIIDRIKPKNSYAGYFTDMVVKFIKDELDDEEPENGGYRVYTTLDLDLQKNAETAIKSNILRLNKELGYSGDIALFEEKSGESTEERKARLDEILKEERPYILSMGFQRALVTKVEKNQAEILLADRSKGILRLNDNKWARPRGGSYSRLTDFATIIKKNSVIFVSVLNRENGYYEIETDPDLESALISIEPDTGAILAVTGGFEYSKSMFNRAVQAKRQVGSLFKPIVYSAALENGYNVMTETYDAPVVKPMEEEGEYWKPENYSGRFYGLTTLKEALTQSRNVVTIKIAEKIGIGTILSYAKKFGMTEHLARDLSISIGSGSAPLIEMVYAFSVFPNLGYRVQPYYVTKIEDGRGKLIREYKPSGKTDVIKPETAQIMTEIMENVVEQGTGKRARILHRPTGGKTGTTNDFKDAWFVGYLPNVVSGVWIGFDDFKAIGHSMAGASAALPAWVDYMNRSLRQFPYAVFPVADNVMYYKVDTGTHKITDSYATDFSFEPYDVTE
- the uvrB gene encoding excinuclease ABC subunit UvrB, with protein sequence MSFKLNSDYLPAGDQPAAIDQLTENFRDGADAQVLLGVTGSGKTYTMANVIQRLNVPALIIAHNKTLAAQLYGEFKKFFPENAVEYFVSYYDYYQPEAYVPSSDTYIEKDSSINEEIDKLRHSATRSLLERRDVIIVASVSCIYGLGSPEAYSGMLVVLETGEPADMEEVLEKLVEIQYERNDYDFHRGTYRLKGDTLEVFPAHEDSVAYRIEFFGDEVDRLSEFDPVTGKTIRERPKLAVYPATHYVTHKITREDAVKNIRNELLERCRFLEENNRLLEAQRLTQRTMYDIEMIMETGYCNGIENYSRFFEGRTTGEAPPTLLSYLPKDALVIIDESHITVPQVRGMYNGDRSRKTTLVEFGFRLPAALDNRPLKFEEFRSAVNRVMYVSATPADYELNDSKGIVAEQIIRPTGLIDPVIELRSAKTQVDDLLAEIQKITANGERVLVTTLTKRMAEELTKYYQEVGVRVEYLHSEIDTLERIKIIRNLRLGKFDVLVGINLLREGLDIPEVSLVAVLDADREGFLRSERSLIQTIGRAARNVNGRAIFYADRITPSMQSAMEETERRRQKQLAYNEEHGITPETIRNEISDIMESIYEKDYVTVDLPDEDGIRLTGNKEKDIAELKKKMQEYAEALEFEKAAKLRDMLFEYSVKK
- a CDS encoding chemotaxis protein CheW, with product MSVQNTVTYKDVLIPKELMGLISYMAGVEEYREELRTLGGQWDLLSILGKISGTGTDMTGTREGFRHLTCELLSQLGLELLDKTVREIGAKAQVAVDILIRNLFERTADIGFLATDDDVREYILKAEELRKMPAGDEEQINRTRIREDMTARIQERFAEYVSKYSVYFNIVLLDTEGNLIVQLDKNNKVTKSADPLIKEALTTKDEFVEVFRYSDILPAHEKSLIYAYRVTDGANLRYLGVLCLCFKFQDEMKEIFRKLKTGDEWSVISILDSEGKVIASSDPYQLPIGAPVEMVSGESYGIVKFAGRKYIAKTCPTKGYQGFFGLGWYGHVMMPIEHAFSSSNGRRESIDRRIMEAVMSDPRLFSEELRSIPIQADKIQGELERTVWNGNVKGNDPRSKILLWSVSDAGARTKSVFEKSIGNLHETVVDSILGNVWFWAALAADIMDRNLYERANDCRWWALTSAFRRILSATPSPNSEDRAKIASILSYINGLYTVYSNLFVYDGTGKITAVSNQADEYLVGTVLTKEWARQTLALKDSQKYTVSPFSVTELYSNRHTYIYGAAILAPENGRKTVGGIGIVFDSEPQFRGMLNDSLPRDEKGRIPDGCFGVFADRQRMVISSTDPELKPGDIIYTDKELFSLPAGEGTSKIVEYNGYYYAVGAHTSSGYREYKTEDGYVNDVIGLVFMPLAKISDTAGVKVRRRDMNIQVSSDKTGMDCLEAATFFIGTKWLGIDVKHVVEAIDPDGLTHVPGNRRFVKGRIIYQDVPLLVVDIRSLLEMPEKEMDSETQIVILTTGKDRFGLVVDALGEIPEVPNSRVDRSEHILENSKYTDCIVKPDPKSGQKEMLLVLKPDGIIAALRDML